A DNA window from Chelativorans sp. AA-79 contains the following coding sequences:
- a CDS encoding non-ribosomal peptide synthetase/type I polyketide synthase: MTHDLQDQSMEEEAFGRIAIVGMSGRFPRARSVDALWQMVSEGRNAFAHFRPEELEDAFPDDIRASGTYVPARPHLEDVDLFDAEFFGMYPREAALLDPQFRTFLEICWEAIEGAGYDPYSCPGQVGVFAGSALSTYLINNVLSDRQKVEAFASNYQVGMFSELIGAINDTLATRVAYKLNLRGPAFTIQSACSTSLLAVAQACQNLLTYACDMALAGGVSITFPQKRGYIHQEGGMVSPDGFCRPFDAEAGGTVFGSGAGVVLLKRLEDALRDGDHVHAMILGYGVNNDGSGKVGYTAPSVTGQAEAISAAIASAGIDPSTIGYIECHGTATPLGDPIEFAGLRQAFGKADGPANCALGSVKGNLGHLDAAAGVTGLIKAVLALRHAKIPPLANFSKPNPRIDLDDSPFYIPRELHDWPAGASPRRAGVSSFGVGGTNVHLVLEEAPALPTLAQVDQRSSYILPLSARNDRSLGEMRRNLAQALKRDSHLPLPALAYTLQSGRHHFAHRSAVIANSIEDAIAGFEAERPVAGKAAEAPPVVFMFPGQGAQYVGMGFGLYESEPEFARWIDHGAHLLEQRAGIDIRRFLCRAGDASDKDLAAALKDTRITQPALYLVEYAAARLWMDRGVKPDAMIGHSVGEFVAATLANVMSFDDALLLVAARGRLMQDQPKGAMISVRADVETVQPHLGEGIEIAAVNAPKLCVISGTFEAADAACARLEAAGIAFSRLHTSHAFHSAMMDEAAAALREETEKLAYGKATIPYVSCVTGGWQTDAVGTSPDYWARHCRDTVHFSDGLATVCRDRKPVLLEVGPGRTLSTFAAQTVDRAGLAGIVQSLPDHDKASAAVPAFAEAHARLWIAGCDLEWPSLPDDARRRLPLPTYAFERQRHWIEAPPPTRQAANPQTTSAGEAASQGGLPQPAPSFGNEAMNAVTPAPSPGRTEKLEAALLALLAEMSGEEIAADSAEATFLELGFDSLFIGQFAQKVEKQYKVKLSFRELLGSIPTVAALARHLDAEMPAEATLTAAPVQPIQAPAQATAAPVMSPLAAGATAGGGLDAIFQSQMQMMQQLFAQQLQAMQAMNAAQPAQPLPAIQAPVQPPVPKPEETAKIADGEIGGGRVRIYKPGARAGDGELSPEKRRFIADLAERYSAKNAGSKAFAAAHRGHLADPRTAAGFRPEWKELVFPLVSDRSKGSRIWDIDGNEYIDLVNGMGQTAFGHAPDFVVDAIRAQADQGFAIGPQTPLAGEVADLIGEMTGHERVTFCNTGSEAVMAAMRVARAVTGREKIVVFGNDYHGQFDEVLVKGRNRNGAPVALPIAPGIPAGSLSNMTVLSYGAPESLDWIRANAEDIAAVIIEPVQSRHPELRPVDFVRELRGIATEREFALVFDEVVTGFRVHPGGMQAVWGIRGDMATYGKVLGGGMPIGVLAGDSRFMDALDGGTWTYGDDSVPMVAPTFFAGTFVRHPLVLAAAKAVLKHIKGEGQALYGRVADRTGKLVEELNVDMAARGIGSGINAYSSWFVTDFGSLDPLGTLFYPQARTLGLHIQDGYPCFLTTTHSEEDFRRIAEIFRESLDTLQSVGILAPSAEPKHAPKPRPPEREIISGELTESQKEIWLAAQAGDEASCSFNESFSLSLEGPLDEDLFARALDVVIARHDALHIRFARAGDRFEMIPDFQIALQKADFRQKDQPEATLDDILAEEATTPFDLAKGPLARARLVRLSDDRHVFVFTAHHIVCDGWSANVILEEMAETYSALLKGSAPDLPPALSFAAYASDFARKEARPETETYWLKQFETVPDLPEMPTDRPRPEHRSFAGGTCTAFIEKDAYKRLKKAGAKSGATLFSTLLAALQVMISRLSGSTDIVVAVPSAGQSLVPDQTLVGHCVNLLPVRQQVEARTSFEQHLRQTQQLVLNAFEHQDYTYGTLVRKLGLKRDPSRLPLTEIQFNLERVAKNAGFEGLAATVTPNPKAFSNFDMFLNMIEGDDGIRIDVDYNGDVYDRSTIERWLGHFNTLVAGLAEGIDKNIADLPLLSEAETRWLVKDLNETASDYDHDRFTFELFAARAAEQPKAIAAVHEGKSITYGALEARSNQLARHIQSKLFIPGMRIALALDRSIDMLVSLLAIMKAGHAYVPLDPGHPQARLGQTMETARVSALICANDGIARLADKGTCVIRMDLERDEIARQDTRPLEPNAFDTEAPAYVIFTSGSTGTPKGVEVSHRALVNFLTSMAKEPGFSSQDTLLAVTTISFDIAGLELYLPLIMGGRVVIANRTEVQDGFALVKLLKASGANVLQATPTLWQMLVEAGLANQPKLRMLCGGEPLPRDLARKLLRIGGELWNMYGPTETTIWSSVARITSGEAPIHIGHPIANTQLYILDAHDRIAPVGVTGELYIGGDGLANGYFDRLDLTEAAFRPIRIDGGLPRRLYNTGDVGRRLPDGTLQLLGRRDNQIKLRGFRIELGEIEAVMARKGGIRQCAVVAAPNRNGDRQLVCHFVADGPEPSADELTTHAKAHLPAHMVPSFWVAASQLPQTANGKLDRKALEKRGVPQRQAAPVRTGPRTPMEEKLSGIWKEVLQVGEIGVDDNLYALGADSLSIFRIAARMMDAGLPLEAKHLMRHPTISDLAGFAEEHAQAPVNGSVAPIPSLRDFRNGARRRVERLT; encoded by the coding sequence ATGACGCACGACCTGCAGGATCAATCCATGGAGGAAGAAGCTTTCGGCCGCATCGCCATTGTCGGCATGTCCGGCCGGTTCCCGCGCGCCCGCTCGGTCGACGCGCTCTGGCAAATGGTGAGCGAAGGCAGAAACGCCTTTGCCCATTTCCGCCCCGAGGAGCTGGAAGACGCTTTCCCGGACGATATCCGCGCATCCGGGACCTATGTGCCGGCCCGCCCGCATCTGGAGGACGTCGACCTGTTCGACGCCGAGTTCTTCGGCATGTATCCGCGCGAGGCGGCCCTTCTCGATCCGCAGTTCCGCACGTTCCTGGAAATCTGCTGGGAGGCGATCGAGGGAGCCGGGTACGATCCTTATTCCTGCCCCGGCCAGGTGGGCGTCTTCGCCGGATCCGCGCTCAGCACCTATCTCATCAACAACGTGCTCTCGGATCGGCAGAAAGTCGAGGCGTTCGCCTCGAATTACCAGGTCGGCATGTTCTCCGAGCTGATCGGGGCGATCAATGACACGCTCGCGACCCGCGTGGCCTACAAGCTCAATCTGCGCGGTCCGGCCTTCACCATCCAGTCCGCCTGCTCGACATCGCTTCTGGCGGTGGCCCAGGCCTGCCAGAACCTGCTCACCTATGCCTGCGACATGGCGCTCGCGGGCGGCGTGTCGATCACCTTTCCGCAGAAGCGCGGCTATATCCACCAGGAAGGCGGCATGGTTTCGCCGGACGGCTTCTGCCGCCCGTTCGACGCCGAAGCGGGAGGGACCGTCTTCGGCAGCGGCGCGGGCGTCGTGCTCCTCAAGCGCCTGGAGGATGCCCTTCGCGACGGCGATCACGTCCACGCGATGATCCTCGGCTACGGCGTCAACAATGACGGCTCAGGCAAGGTGGGTTACACCGCGCCGAGCGTGACCGGCCAGGCCGAGGCCATCTCCGCCGCCATTGCCAGCGCGGGGATCGATCCGTCGACCATCGGCTATATCGAATGCCATGGCACGGCGACCCCGCTCGGCGATCCCATCGAGTTCGCCGGCCTCAGGCAGGCCTTCGGCAAGGCCGACGGCCCGGCGAATTGCGCGCTCGGTTCCGTGAAGGGCAATCTCGGCCATCTGGATGCCGCCGCCGGCGTGACGGGGCTCATCAAGGCGGTGCTGGCGCTGCGGCATGCCAAGATCCCTCCCCTGGCAAATTTTTCGAAGCCCAATCCGCGCATCGATCTCGACGATAGCCCATTCTACATCCCCCGGGAGTTGCACGACTGGCCAGCCGGGGCCTCCCCACGCCGGGCGGGTGTCAGTTCCTTCGGTGTAGGCGGCACCAATGTCCATCTGGTGCTCGAGGAAGCGCCGGCTCTTCCCACCCTCGCGCAGGTTGACCAAAGGTCGAGCTACATCCTTCCCTTGTCGGCGCGAAACGATCGGTCGCTGGGCGAGATGCGCCGCAACCTAGCACAGGCGCTGAAGCGTGACTCGCATTTGCCGCTTCCTGCCCTCGCCTACACGCTGCAAAGCGGCAGGCACCATTTCGCCCATCGTTCGGCGGTGATCGCAAACAGCATCGAGGACGCCATCGCCGGATTTGAGGCAGAGCGGCCGGTCGCCGGCAAGGCGGCCGAGGCGCCGCCGGTCGTCTTCATGTTCCCCGGCCAGGGCGCTCAGTATGTGGGCATGGGCTTCGGCCTCTACGAGAGCGAGCCGGAATTCGCCCGCTGGATCGACCATGGCGCGCACCTCCTGGAACAGCGAGCCGGGATCGACATCCGTCGGTTCCTGTGCCGTGCGGGCGACGCTTCGGACAAGGATCTGGCCGCCGCGCTGAAGGACACGCGGATCACCCAGCCCGCCCTCTATCTCGTCGAATACGCGGCGGCCCGGCTCTGGATGGACCGGGGGGTGAAGCCCGACGCCATGATCGGCCACAGCGTCGGCGAGTTCGTCGCCGCCACGCTGGCCAATGTGATGTCCTTCGACGACGCGCTGCTTCTCGTCGCGGCCCGCGGGCGCCTCATGCAGGATCAGCCGAAGGGCGCGATGATCTCCGTGCGCGCCGACGTGGAAACGGTGCAGCCCCATCTCGGCGAAGGCATCGAGATCGCCGCGGTGAATGCGCCGAAGCTGTGCGTCATCTCCGGCACGTTCGAGGCGGCGGACGCCGCCTGCGCAAGGCTGGAGGCGGCAGGCATCGCCTTCAGCCGCCTCCACACCTCGCATGCCTTCCACTCCGCCATGATGGATGAAGCGGCCGCGGCTCTGCGGGAGGAGACGGAGAAGCTCGCCTACGGCAAGGCGACCATCCCCTATGTCTCCTGCGTCACCGGCGGCTGGCAGACGGACGCTGTGGGGACCTCGCCGGACTATTGGGCGCGGCACTGCCGCGACACTGTCCACTTCTCGGACGGCCTTGCAACGGTCTGCCGCGACAGAAAGCCCGTCCTGCTGGAAGTGGGGCCCGGCCGCACGCTCTCGACCTTCGCCGCCCAAACCGTCGACCGCGCCGGGCTGGCGGGCATCGTCCAGTCGCTGCCCGACCACGACAAGGCGTCGGCCGCGGTTCCCGCCTTCGCCGAAGCCCACGCCCGGCTCTGGATCGCCGGCTGCGACCTCGAGTGGCCGTCGCTGCCGGACGACGCGCGGCGGCGTCTCCCCCTGCCGACTTACGCCTTCGAGCGCCAGCGGCACTGGATCGAGGCGCCGCCGCCGACCCGCCAGGCGGCGAACCCGCAAACCACATCCGCCGGCGAGGCCGCATCCCAAGGCGGCCTGCCGCAACCCGCACCCTCATTTGGAAACGAAGCCATGAATGCTGTTACACCCGCTCCTTCCCCGGGCAGGACCGAAAAGCTGGAAGCCGCGCTGCTCGCGCTCCTGGCCGAGATGTCGGGCGAGGAGATCGCCGCCGACTCCGCCGAGGCGACGTTTCTGGAACTCGGCTTCGATTCCCTGTTCATCGGGCAGTTCGCGCAGAAGGTAGAGAAGCAATACAAGGTGAAGCTCTCCTTCCGCGAGCTTCTGGGCAGCATTCCGACCGTCGCCGCGCTTGCCCGGCACCTGGATGCCGAAATGCCGGCCGAAGCCACGCTGACCGCCGCTCCCGTTCAACCAATCCAGGCGCCGGCACAGGCGACCGCCGCACCGGTGATGTCGCCGCTTGCGGCAGGCGCGACGGCGGGCGGCGGGCTCGATGCGATCTTCCAGTCGCAGATGCAGATGATGCAGCAGCTCTTCGCGCAACAGCTGCAGGCGATGCAGGCCATGAACGCCGCCCAGCCTGCACAGCCTCTCCCCGCGATCCAGGCCCCTGTGCAGCCGCCCGTGCCAAAGCCGGAGGAAACGGCAAAGATCGCCGATGGCGAGATCGGCGGCGGGCGCGTCCGCATCTACAAGCCCGGCGCACGCGCCGGCGACGGCGAGCTCTCGCCGGAAAAGCGCAGGTTCATTGCCGATCTCGCCGAGCGCTATTCCGCGAAGAATGCCGGCTCGAAGGCCTTTGCGGCGGCCCATCGCGGCCACCTCGCCGATCCGCGCACGGCAGCGGGTTTCCGCCCGGAGTGGAAGGAACTGGTGTTCCCCCTCGTCTCCGATCGCTCCAAGGGCTCGCGCATCTGGGACATCGACGGCAACGAATATATCGACCTCGTCAACGGCATGGGCCAGACCGCCTTCGGCCACGCCCCCGACTTCGTGGTCGATGCGATCCGCGCCCAGGCTGACCAGGGTTTTGCGATCGGCCCGCAGACACCACTGGCCGGCGAGGTGGCCGATCTCATCGGTGAGATGACCGGGCACGAGCGCGTGACCTTCTGCAACACCGGCTCGGAAGCGGTCATGGCAGCCATGCGCGTGGCCAGGGCCGTGACGGGCCGCGAGAAGATCGTCGTCTTCGGCAACGACTATCACGGCCAGTTCGACGAGGTGCTGGTGAAGGGCCGCAACCGCAACGGCGCGCCGGTGGCGCTGCCGATCGCACCCGGCATTCCGGCAGGTTCCCTCTCGAACATGACGGTGCTCTCCTATGGCGCGCCGGAAAGCCTCGACTGGATCCGCGCCAATGCGGAGGATATCGCGGCGGTCATCATCGAACCGGTCCAGAGCCGGCATCCGGAACTGCGCCCTGTCGACTTCGTGCGCGAACTGCGCGGCATCGCGACGGAGCGTGAGTTCGCGCTGGTCTTCGACGAGGTCGTGACCGGCTTCCGCGTGCATCCCGGCGGAATGCAGGCCGTCTGGGGCATCCGGGGCGACATGGCGACCTACGGCAAGGTGCTGGGCGGCGGCATGCCCATCGGCGTGCTGGCCGGCGACAGCCGCTTCATGGACGCGCTCGACGGCGGCACCTGGACCTATGGCGACGATTCCGTGCCGATGGTCGCACCCACCTTCTTCGCCGGCACCTTCGTGCGACACCCCTTGGTACTGGCTGCGGCAAAGGCCGTGCTGAAGCACATAAAGGGCGAGGGCCAGGCCCTCTACGGCAGGGTTGCCGACCGCACCGGCAAACTCGTCGAGGAACTGAACGTCGACATGGCGGCGCGTGGCATCGGGAGCGGGATCAACGCCTATTCGAGTTGGTTCGTGACCGACTTCGGCAGCCTCGATCCGCTGGGCACGCTCTTCTATCCTCAGGCCCGGACGCTCGGCCTTCATATCCAGGACGGCTATCCCTGCTTCCTGACCACCACGCATTCCGAGGAGGACTTCCGGCGCATCGCCGAGATCTTCCGTGAGAGCCTCGATACGCTCCAGTCCGTGGGGATCCTGGCGCCGTCAGCGGAACCGAAGCACGCTCCCAAACCCCGCCCGCCCGAACGGGAGATCATCTCGGGCGAGCTGACGGAATCGCAGAAGGAGATCTGGCTTGCCGCCCAGGCCGGCGACGAAGCTTCCTGCTCGTTCAACGAGTCCTTCAGCCTCTCCCTGGAAGGACCGCTCGACGAGGATCTCTTCGCCCGCGCGCTCGATGTGGTGATCGCGCGGCACGATGCGCTCCACATCCGCTTCGCACGGGCGGGAGACCGTTTCGAGATGATCCCGGATTTCCAGATCGCGCTCCAGAAGGCCGATTTCAGGCAGAAGGATCAGCCCGAAGCGACGCTCGACGACATCCTCGCCGAGGAAGCCACGACACCCTTCGATCTCGCGAAGGGGCCGCTCGCCCGCGCCCGTCTCGTCCGGCTTTCGGATGACCGCCATGTCTTCGTCTTCACCGCGCACCATATCGTCTGCGACGGCTGGTCCGCGAATGTGATCCTCGAAGAAATGGCCGAAACCTATTCGGCCCTCCTCAAGGGATCGGCGCCAGACCTCCCGCCGGCACTTTCCTTCGCTGCCTATGCGAGCGACTTCGCCAGGAAGGAAGCACGACCCGAGACCGAAACCTACTGGCTCAAGCAGTTCGAGACGGTTCCCGACCTGCCGGAAATGCCTACGGACCGGCCGCGGCCGGAGCATCGCAGCTTTGCCGGCGGCACCTGCACCGCCTTCATCGAGAAGGATGCCTATAAACGCCTGAAGAAGGCCGGGGCGAAGAGCGGCGCCACACTGTTCTCGACGCTGCTTGCCGCGCTCCAGGTGATGATCTCACGCCTCTCCGGCAGCACGGATATCGTGGTCGCCGTGCCATCGGCAGGCCAGAGCCTCGTTCCCGACCAGACGCTCGTCGGCCATTGCGTCAACCTCCTGCCCGTACGCCAGCAGGTGGAAGCCAGGACGAGCTTCGAACAGCATCTGCGCCAGACCCAGCAGCTCGTGCTGAATGCTTTCGAGCATCAGGACTACACCTACGGCACGCTGGTGCGCAAACTCGGCCTCAAGCGGGATCCCAGCCGGCTGCCGTTGACGGAAATCCAATTCAACCTGGAGCGGGTGGCGAAAAACGCAGGCTTCGAGGGCTTGGCCGCGACCGTCACGCCCAATCCGAAGGCTTTCTCCAACTTCGACATGTTCCTGAACATGATCGAGGGCGACGACGGCATCCGCATCGATGTCGACTACAATGGAGACGTCTACGACCGCTCGACGATCGAACGCTGGCTCGGCCATTTCAACACCCTCGTGGCTGGCCTGGCCGAGGGCATAGACAAGAACATCGCCGACCTCCCCCTCCTGTCCGAGGCGGAGACGCGGTGGCTGGTCAAGGATCTCAACGAGACGGCCTCGGACTATGACCACGACCGCTTCACGTTCGAGCTCTTCGCGGCAAGGGCCGCCGAGCAGCCCAAGGCCATCGCCGCGGTGCATGAGGGCAAATCGATCACCTACGGTGCCCTTGAGGCGAGAAGCAATCAGCTCGCGCGCCATATCCAGTCGAAGCTCTTCATTCCCGGCATGCGCATCGCGCTGGCGCTCGACCGCTCGATCGACATGCTCGTATCGCTGCTCGCGATCATGAAGGCCGGGCACGCCTATGTGCCGCTCGATCCGGGCCATCCGCAGGCGCGTTTGGGCCAGACGATGGAAACCGCCCGCGTCTCCGCGCTCATCTGCGCGAATGACGGGATCGCCAGGCTTGCCGACAAGGGCACTTGCGTCATCCGCATGGACCTGGAACGGGACGAGATCGCGCGGCAGGACACGCGTCCGCTCGAACCGAACGCCTTCGACACCGAGGCGCCCGCCTATGTGATCTTCACGTCGGGCTCGACGGGCACGCCGAAGGGCGTGGAGGTCTCGCACCGCGCGCTGGTGAATTTCCTCACCTCCATGGCGAAGGAACCCGGCTTCTCCTCGCAGGACACGCTGCTGGCGGTGACGACGATCTCTTTCGACATCGCCGGGCTGGAGCTCTACCTGCCCCTGATCATGGGCGGGCGCGTGGTCATCGCCAACCGGACCGAGGTGCAGGACGGCTTCGCGCTGGTGAAGCTCCTCAAGGCAAGCGGCGCCAACGTGCTTCAGGCGACCCCCACGCTGTGGCAGATGCTTGTGGAAGCGGGACTCGCCAACCAGCCGAAGCTCAGGATGCTCTGTGGTGGCGAGCCGCTGCCGCGCGACCTCGCCCGCAAGCTGCTCAGGATCGGCGGCGAGTTGTGGAACATGTACGGGCCGACGGAAACGACGATCTGGTCCTCGGTAGCGAGGATCACGAGCGGCGAAGCGCCCATCCATATCGGCCACCCGATCGCCAACACGCAGCTCTACATCCTGGACGCCCACGACCGCATCGCGCCGGTGGGCGTGACCGGCGAGCTCTATATCGGCGGAGACGGGCTGGCGAACGGCTATTTCGACCGCCTCGACCTCACGGAGGCGGCCTTCCGTCCGATCCGGATCGATGGCGGCCTGCCGCGGCGGCTCTACAACACGGGCGATGTCGGCAGGCGTCTGCCCGACGGCACATTGCAGCTGCTTGGCCGGCGCGATAACCAGATCAAGCTGCGCGGTTTCCGCATCGAGCTCGGCGAGATCGAGGCGGTGATGGCCAGGAAGGGCGGCATCCGCCAATGTGCCGTCGTTGCGGCCCCGAACCGGAACGGCGACCGCCAGCTTGTCTGCCACTTCGTGGCGGACGGGCCCGAGCCCTCCGCGGACGAGCTGACCACCCACGCCAAGGCGCATCTGCCGGCGCATATGGTTCCGAGCTTCTGGGTCGCGGCAAGCCAGCTTCCGCAGACGGCCAATGGCAAGCTCGACCGCAAGGCGCTGGAGAAGCGCGGCGTTCCGCAACGCCAGGCAGCCCCGGTCCGAACGGGACCGCGCACCCCGATGGAGGAGAAACTGTCGGGCATCTGGAAAGAGGTGCTGCAGGTGGGCGAGATCGGCGTCGACGACAATCTCTATGCACTCGGCGCGGATTCGCTCAGCATCTTCCGCATCGCCGCACGCATGATGGATGCCGGTTTGCCGCTGGAAGCCAAGCACCTGATGCGCCATCCGACCATTTCCGATCTGGCGGGGTTCGCCGAGGAACACGCCCAGGCCCCGGTCAACGGCTCCGTGGCGCCGATCCCCTCGCTCCGTGATTTCCGCAATGGCGCACGCCGCCGCGTCGAGAGGCTCACATGA
- a CDS encoding non-ribosomal peptide synthetase: MNEGRADFSGQVGTAAVFPAVGYDRERSVHDQVSEQAAARPNAVAVGFGQERLTYAELDRLSSALASELAAFGVAKGDIVGLFLPRSLKTVVAMLATLKAGAAYAPFDPAYPEELLGYMIGESAPKVMFVDGTSRAKIAALRGTGDGIVDLDAALAGLRGLSRPAPRVSVSGDDAAYVMYTSGSTGRPKGVVIPHRGIARLVRGQNYVELRPEDVVLHTATIAFDAATFEIWSALLNGCRLVGIGDRTLSLQRIADVIDGEGVTVMLLTTGLFHLLVEHRRGGFPSLRHVLFGGEVASAAHARRFLRANPRCALTNAYGPTEVTVMASAYTIPPDFEGHEIPIGRTIAHGRVHILDDDLNEVPAGAEGQLAVSGDGLAIGYLNRPDLTRERFVTVRTAEGDATRCYLTGDLAVVDGDGILHFRGRRDRQIKIDGKRIELDEIEAALRRDARLADAIVTCQEGAAGRRIVAYLKPRLPLATAGEEFANAILSTLRTILPQHMIPSLGIVLEQFPMNQAGKIDRAKLPLPPASEAAPGTADASIAGTEAVVREIWERVLGRTGVGLDQNFFDLGGTSLQLMRVHATIAEAIGREVDVVSVFQHPTIRALAAHLDSGRSGPESGPTARSRADLQRRSLTHFRRRLP, from the coding sequence ATGAACGAAGGTCGGGCTGACTTCTCCGGACAGGTGGGGACCGCGGCGGTTTTCCCGGCCGTCGGCTACGACCGCGAGCGCAGCGTTCATGACCAGGTGAGCGAGCAGGCGGCGGCAAGGCCGAACGCCGTCGCGGTCGGATTCGGGCAGGAGCGGCTGACCTATGCTGAGCTCGACCGCCTTTCCTCGGCGCTGGCCTCTGAGCTCGCCGCGTTCGGCGTGGCGAAGGGCGATATCGTCGGTCTTTTCCTGCCGCGTTCTCTGAAGACGGTGGTCGCGATGCTTGCCACGCTGAAGGCCGGCGCAGCCTATGCACCGTTCGACCCCGCCTATCCCGAAGAGCTGCTGGGTTACATGATCGGGGAAAGCGCGCCGAAGGTCATGTTCGTGGACGGCACGAGCCGCGCGAAGATCGCGGCTCTACGGGGAACAGGTGACGGGATCGTCGACCTCGATGCGGCTCTTGCCGGCTTGAGGGGCCTCTCACGCCCTGCACCACGCGTTTCGGTCTCGGGCGACGACGCGGCCTATGTCATGTACACCTCCGGCTCCACCGGTCGACCCAAGGGCGTGGTCATCCCGCATCGCGGCATTGCACGGCTGGTGCGCGGCCAGAACTATGTCGAGCTTCGGCCCGAGGACGTGGTGCTGCATACCGCCACGATCGCATTCGACGCCGCCACGTTCGAAATCTGGAGCGCGCTGCTCAACGGCTGCAGGCTGGTGGGGATCGGCGACCGCACGCTTTCGCTGCAACGCATCGCGGATGTCATCGACGGCGAGGGCGTCACCGTCATGCTTCTGACGACGGGGCTCTTCCACCTGCTGGTCGAGCACCGGCGCGGCGGCTTTCCCTCGCTGCGGCACGTGCTCTTCGGCGGCGAAGTGGCCTCCGCCGCTCATGCCAGGCGCTTCCTGCGCGCCAATCCCCGCTGCGCCCTGACGAACGCCTATGGCCCGACCGAGGTGACCGTGATGGCTTCCGCCTACACGATCCCGCCGGATTTCGAAGGTCACGAGATCCCGATCGGTCGCACCATCGCCCACGGCCGCGTCCACATCCTCGATGACGATCTCAATGAGGTTCCGGCGGGCGCGGAAGGTCAGCTCGCGGTTTCCGGCGACGGGCTGGCGATCGGGTATCTGAACCGGCCGGACCTGACGCGGGAGCGTTTCGTCACGGTCAGGACGGCGGAGGGCGATGCGACGCGCTGTTATCTGACGGGCGACCTCGCCGTCGTGGACGGCGACGGCATCCTGCATTTCCGCGGCCGCCGCGACCGGCAGATCAAGATCGACGGGAAACGCATCGAGCTCGACGAGATCGAGGCCGCGTTGCGGCGCGATGCGCGGCTTGCCGATGCGATCGTCACCTGCCAAGAGGGTGCGGCGGGCAGGCGGATTGTCGCCTATCTGAAGCCGCGCCTGCCCCTAGCGACGGCCGGGGAAGAGTTTGCGAACGCGATCCTTTCGACGCTCAGAACGATCCTGCCGCAGCACATGATCCCGAGCCTGGGGATCGTGTTGGAGCAGTTCCCGATGAACCAGGCCGGCAAGATCGATCGCGCCAAGCTGCCGCTGCCGCCCGCATCGGAGGCGGCACCGGGCACGGCGGACGCCTCCATCGCCGGCACAGAAGCGGTGGTGCGGGAGATCTGGGAGCGGGTGCTCGGCCGAACCGGGGTCGGCCTCGACCAGAACTTCTTCGATCTCGGCGGCACCTCGCTCCAGCTCATGCGGGTCCACGCGACCATCGCGGAGGCCATCGGCAGGGAAGTGGATGTCGTCAGCGTGTTTCAGCATCCGACGATCCGTGCGCTCGCGGCGCATCTGGACAGCGGCCGTTCCGGTCCCGAGTCGGGCCCCACGGCCCGGTCGCGCGCGGACCTGCAGAGGAGAAGCCTGACGCATTTCCGCCGGAGGCTCCCATGA
- a CDS encoding glycoside hydrolase family 16 protein yields the protein MKHSKRVFETLIGAAAFAAFLAASSAAGDAAEDELDLGQMSLSFTEDFDTLSVSPWGPGTRWIAHTPWSGDFGGARFANPADDFPFTVKDGILRIEARKGEDGKWRSGLLASVDPKGEGFAQQYGYFEMRARLPEGPGLWPAFWLIGKDRSSYTAEIDVMEFYGDKPDGYSSVVHVWYRDGRHYSRYTRNEVFGDADPADFHTYGVQVDQDWIRFYFDRKFMWKTETQEEHRQPLYILLNLAMVDGLSKEDAPDPSYMYVDYVRAYRAD from the coding sequence ATGAAACATTCCAAACGGGTTTTCGAGACGCTTATCGGCGCCGCGGCCTTCGCGGCCTTTCTTGCCGCATCATCGGCCGCAGGCGACGCCGCGGAGGACGAGCTCGATCTCGGCCAGATGAGCCTTTCCTTTACCGAGGATTTCGACACGCTCAGCGTCTCTCCGTGGGGGCCGGGCACCCGATGGATCGCACACACGCCATGGTCGGGCGATTTCGGCGGCGCACGTTTCGCGAACCCTGCGGACGACTTTCCCTTCACCGTCAAGGACGGGATCCTGCGCATCGAAGCGCGCAAGGGAGAGGATGGCAAGTGGCGGTCCGGCCTGCTCGCTTCCGTCGACCCGAAGGGCGAAGGCTTCGCGCAGCAATATGGCTATTTCGAAATGCGCGCGCGCCTGCCGGAGGGTCCCGGTCTCTGGCCGGCCTTCTGGCTGATCGGCAAGGATCGCTCGAGCTACACCGCGGAAATCGACGTGATGGAGTTCTACGGCGACAAGCCCGACGGCTACTCGTCCGTCGTTCACGTCTGGTACCGCGACGGCCGGCACTACTCGCGCTACACGCGCAACGAAGTCTTCGGCGACGCCGATCCGGCGGATTTCCACACTTACGGCGTCCAGGTCGACCAGGACTGGATCCGCTTCTATTTCGACCGCAAGTTCATGTGGAAGACCGAGACGCAGGAAGAACATCGGCAGCCGCTCTATATCCTGCTCAACCTGGCGATGGTGGACGGCCTTTCGAAAGAGGACGCGCCCGATCCCTCCTATATGTATGTGGACTATGTCCGCGCCTATCGAGCGGATTGA